A region of Piscinibacter gummiphilus DNA encodes the following proteins:
- a CDS encoding ketopantoate reductase family protein, which translates to MPETSPLTHPRIAVMGAGAVGCFYGGMLARAGHDVVLIARPGHVDAIRRDGLRLQAQTFDESIRLSAETGPEAVRGAKVVLFCVKSPDTEAAGAAIAPFLDADAVVLTLQNGVDNADRLRHVVPREVAATVVYVATGMAGPGHVRHHGRGELVIEPTSRGDALVRLFADAGIPTEVSDNVRGALWVKLIINCAYNALSALTQMPYGWLVQQPGVTGVLDDVVAECKAVAAAEGISLPGDVDLAVRRIAETMATQVSSTAGDLARGKPSEIDHLNGLVVRRGEALGVPVPANRLLRTLVKALEAKVRPPH; encoded by the coding sequence ATGCCCGAGACTTCCCCCCTGACCCACCCGAGGATCGCCGTGATGGGCGCGGGCGCCGTCGGCTGCTTCTACGGCGGCATGCTCGCGCGCGCCGGCCACGACGTCGTGCTGATCGCGCGGCCCGGGCACGTCGACGCCATCCGCCGCGACGGGCTGAGGCTGCAGGCGCAGACGTTCGATGAATCCATCCGGCTGTCGGCCGAGACCGGGCCCGAGGCCGTGCGCGGCGCGAAGGTCGTGCTGTTCTGCGTGAAGTCCCCCGACACCGAGGCGGCCGGCGCCGCGATCGCACCGTTCCTCGACGCCGACGCGGTGGTGCTCACGCTGCAGAACGGCGTCGACAACGCCGACCGGCTGCGCCACGTGGTGCCGCGCGAGGTGGCGGCCACCGTGGTGTACGTGGCCACCGGCATGGCCGGCCCCGGCCATGTGCGGCACCACGGCCGCGGGGAACTCGTCATCGAACCCACGAGCCGGGGCGATGCGCTCGTGCGGCTGTTCGCCGACGCAGGCATCCCGACCGAGGTGTCGGACAACGTGCGTGGCGCGCTGTGGGTCAAGCTGATCATCAACTGCGCCTACAACGCGCTGTCGGCCCTGACGCAGATGCCGTATGGATGGCTCGTGCAGCAGCCCGGCGTGACCGGCGTGCTGGACGATGTGGTCGCCGAATGCAAGGCCGTGGCCGCCGCCGAGGGGATCTCGCTGCCCGGCGACGTGGACCTCGCGGTGCGCCGCATCGCCGAGACCATGGCGACGCAGGTGTCCTCCACCGCGGGCGACCTCGCCCGCGGCAAGCCGAGCGAGATCGACCACCTCAACGGCCTCGTGGTCCGCCGCGGCGAAGCCCTCGGCGTGCCCGTGCCGGCCAACCGCCTGCTGCGCACGCTGGTGAAGGCACTCGAAGCGAAGGTCCGTCCCCCACATTGA
- a CDS encoding diguanylate cyclase domain-containing protein, with amino-acid sequence MDAPLPTLAPASHTWLELGEVQRLLLDAFPGVVLGLGFDGVVQWANPAAATRLGVGRGALGGRHFGGDLVDASALQQRADRLSEELGEPVAGDASVLSAKLRRGLLSDEHEWPLRHDDGSLVPVRLAVGALRDHEGRAIGLVAIEAPREGDEAPLHFTHHDTLTGLPNRAVLTDRAEVALQRAARQHTVVAFLLIDIAGFEALCEARGHGVGGDVLRATASRLHFELRRTDTAVRLDRGQFVAMLVDLHHADEVKAVAAKVRQALSARINVGVALLNLEIRIGAAWSPDHGDQLLPLLGAAESALAAVPPEGGVAFAPAPQA; translated from the coding sequence ATGGATGCCCCGCTGCCCACCCTCGCCCCCGCTTCCCACACCTGGCTGGAACTCGGGGAGGTGCAGCGGTTGCTGCTCGATGCCTTCCCCGGGGTCGTGCTGGGCCTCGGCTTCGACGGGGTCGTGCAGTGGGCCAACCCCGCCGCCGCCACGCGCCTGGGCGTGGGCCGCGGCGCGCTCGGCGGGCGGCACTTCGGCGGCGACCTGGTCGATGCGTCGGCGCTGCAGCAGCGGGCGGACCGGCTCTCCGAGGAACTGGGCGAACCGGTGGCGGGCGATGCCTCCGTGCTGTCCGCGAAGCTGCGCCGGGGCCTGCTGTCCGACGAACACGAATGGCCGCTGCGCCACGACGACGGCTCGCTCGTGCCGGTGCGCCTGGCGGTGGGCGCGTTGCGCGACCACGAGGGGCGGGCCATCGGCCTCGTCGCCATCGAAGCGCCGCGCGAGGGTGACGAGGCGCCGCTGCACTTCACCCACCACGACACGCTCACCGGCCTGCCCAACCGCGCCGTGCTCACCGACCGCGCGGAGGTGGCGCTGCAGCGGGCCGCGCGCCAGCACACGGTGGTCGCCTTCCTGCTGATCGACATCGCGGGCTTCGAGGCCCTCTGCGAGGCGCGCGGCCATGGCGTGGGCGGCGACGTGCTGCGCGCCACCGCGAGCCGCCTGCACTTCGAGCTGCGCCGCACCGACACCGCGGTGCGCCTCGACCGCGGCCAGTTCGTCGCGATGCTGGTGGACCTGCATCACGCCGACGAGGTGAAGGCCGTGGCCGCGAAGGTGCGCCAGGCCCTGTCCGCGCGCATCAACGTGGGCGTGGCACTGCTGAACCTCGAGATCCGCATCGGCGCCGCGTGGTCGCCCGACCATGGGGACCAGCTGTTGCCGCTGCTGGGGGCTGCGGAGTCGGCGCTGGCGGCGGTGCCGCCCGAAGGGGGCGTGGCCTTCGCGCCGGCACCGCAGGCCTGA
- a CDS encoding DUF2950 domain-containing protein: MNLTNILLAVAALLAAAPAFAQNAFATPEAAADALVDAVARHDTAALSKVLGKEWQRLLPPDGVDPEERQAFLDKAKEHRAVAVDGTQGHLAVGNDAWTFPVPLTRTSDNRWRFDLAAGRDAILERRIGANERAVIQAAQAYVDAQREYATADRNGDGVLEYARRFLSSTSQRDGLIWSPALGDQSPLGEHYVPRRTNAGYHGYRFRILEAQGPAAPGGARSYLIGKRLQSGFAAVAWPVTYGRTGVMTFIVNQDGVVYERDLGPDTLNKVKAIKRFDPAEPWKKVTP, translated from the coding sequence ATGAACCTCACGAACATCCTCCTGGCCGTGGCCGCGCTGCTCGCCGCGGCGCCGGCCTTCGCACAGAACGCGTTCGCCACGCCCGAGGCGGCGGCCGACGCCCTCGTCGACGCGGTCGCGCGCCACGACACCGCGGCGCTGTCGAAGGTGCTCGGCAAGGAATGGCAGCGGCTGCTGCCGCCCGACGGCGTCGACCCCGAGGAGCGCCAAGCCTTCCTCGACAAGGCCAAAGAGCACCGTGCCGTGGCGGTCGACGGGACGCAGGGCCACCTCGCGGTGGGCAACGACGCCTGGACCTTCCCGGTGCCGCTGACCCGCACGAGCGACAACCGCTGGCGCTTCGACCTGGCGGCGGGCCGCGACGCGATCCTCGAACGGCGCATCGGCGCCAACGAACGGGCCGTGATCCAGGCCGCGCAGGCCTACGTGGACGCGCAACGCGAGTACGCCACCGCCGACCGCAACGGCGACGGCGTGCTCGAGTACGCGCGCAGGTTCCTGAGCAGCACGAGCCAGCGCGACGGGCTGATCTGGAGTCCCGCGCTCGGCGACCAGAGCCCGCTCGGCGAACACTACGTGCCGCGCCGCACGAACGCCGGCTACCACGGCTACCGCTTCCGCATCCTCGAGGCGCAAGGCCCCGCGGCGCCGGGCGGCGCGCGCAGCTACCTGATCGGCAAGCGCCTGCAGAGCGGGTTCGCGGCCGTCGCGTGGCCGGTCACGTACGGCCGCACCGGCGTGATGACCTTCATCGTCAACCAGGACGGGGTGGTCTACGAACGGGACCTGGGGCCCGACACCTTGAACAAGGTGAAGGCGATCAAGCGGTTCGATCCGGCTGAGCCGTGGAAGAAGGTGACGCCCTGA
- a CDS encoding DUF3300 domain-containing protein produces MTHPLFAPIHRFARWLVLLAALALPWGPALAQDPKPFSDAELDQMLAPIALYPDSLLSQVLMAATYPADVKDAAAWSKAHPDAKGDAAVKQVESQPWEPAVQSLVAFPQVLSMMSAQPDQVQKLGDAFLADPGRVMDRVQFLRKKAQEAGNLKTTSEQKVSNTTEENKQVIVIEPAQPQNVYVPVYQPSVVYGSWMYPSYPPTYWPPPPYYYPGASFAAGFVWGAAVVGVSNALWGGFGWGHNDVNINVNRYNNINVNNKITNNNNHFNHNPERRRDVPYRDSRSREQFGQTQRAGANDRNQFRGHDTQRDAERARASETLSNRGADPAAGRERLQGADRERANQAVRSGDRATPGGRESGAGHRQGAGGGGTRDTFGAGTHDNAFSGVRDTGAARADADRGRSSRASMPASHGGGGGARAGGHGGGGARAGGGGRRH; encoded by the coding sequence ATGACCCACCCCTTGTTCGCACCCATCCATCGCTTCGCACGGTGGCTGGTCTTGCTGGCAGCCCTGGCCCTGCCATGGGGTCCGGCGCTCGCCCAGGACCCCAAACCGTTCAGCGACGCCGAGCTCGATCAGATGCTCGCTCCGATCGCGCTGTACCCCGACTCGCTGCTGTCGCAGGTGCTGATGGCGGCCACGTACCCGGCCGACGTGAAGGACGCCGCCGCGTGGTCCAAGGCCCATCCCGACGCGAAGGGCGACGCCGCCGTGAAGCAGGTCGAGAGCCAGCCGTGGGAGCCCGCGGTGCAGTCGCTCGTGGCCTTCCCGCAGGTGCTCTCGATGATGTCCGCGCAGCCCGACCAGGTGCAGAAGCTCGGCGACGCTTTCCTCGCCGACCCGGGCCGCGTGATGGACCGCGTGCAGTTCCTGCGCAAGAAGGCGCAGGAAGCCGGCAACCTGAAGACCACCTCCGAACAGAAGGTGTCCAACACCACGGAGGAGAACAAGCAGGTCATCGTGATCGAGCCGGCGCAACCGCAGAACGTCTACGTGCCGGTGTACCAGCCGAGCGTGGTCTACGGCTCGTGGATGTACCCGTCGTACCCGCCGACCTACTGGCCGCCGCCGCCCTACTACTACCCCGGCGCGAGCTTCGCCGCCGGCTTCGTGTGGGGCGCCGCGGTGGTGGGCGTCAGCAACGCGCTGTGGGGCGGGTTCGGCTGGGGCCACAACGACGTGAACATCAACGTCAACCGCTACAACAACATCAACGTCAACAACAAGATCACGAACAACAACAACCACTTCAACCACAACCCGGAGCGCCGCCGCGACGTGCCCTACCGCGACAGCCGCAGCCGCGAACAATTCGGCCAGACGCAGCGCGCCGGCGCGAACGACCGCAATCAGTTCCGGGGCCACGACACCCAGCGCGACGCCGAGCGGGCCCGTGCGTCCGAGACGCTCTCGAACCGGGGCGCCGACCCCGCCGCCGGACGCGAGCGCCTGCAGGGGGCCGACCGCGAACGGGCGAACCAGGCCGTGCGCAGCGGCGACCGGGCCACGCCGGGTGGCCGCGAGAGCGGCGCCGGACATCGCCAGGGCGCCGGAGGGGGTGGCACACGCGACACCTTCGGCGCGGGGACCCACGACAACGCATTCTCCGGCGTGCGCGACACCGGCGCGGCGCGGGCCGATGCCGACCGCGGCCGTTCGAGCCGCGCGTCGATGCCGGCCTCGCATGGCGGTGGTGGTGGTGCGCGGGCGGGTGGTCACGGTGGCGGCGGAGCGCGGGCCGGTGGCGGCGGACGCCGCCATTGA
- a CDS encoding isochorismatase family protein yields the protein MTDTIALARARLVLVDYQDRLLPAIHDGGAVLTEAVRLAGIARALGVPVVGTEQNPAGLGGTAPALRPLLGEVVTKMHFDACEDGLVARLGGGTHDVVVAGCETHVCLLQTALGLLRAGQRVWVAANACGTRRPAEHALALERLRGAGAVIVSVEMVAFEWLHHCRHPDFKAVLSLVKPLAG from the coding sequence ATGACCGACACGATCGCCCTCGCCCGCGCCCGACTCGTCCTCGTCGACTACCAGGACCGGCTGCTGCCCGCCATCCACGACGGCGGCGCCGTGTTGACCGAGGCCGTGCGTCTGGCCGGCATCGCCCGGGCGCTGGGCGTGCCCGTGGTCGGCACCGAGCAGAACCCGGCGGGGCTGGGCGGCACCGCCCCGGCGCTGCGGCCGCTGCTGGGCGAGGTGGTGACCAAGATGCACTTCGACGCCTGCGAGGACGGGCTCGTCGCCCGCCTGGGCGGCGGCACGCACGACGTGGTGGTGGCGGGCTGCGAGACCCACGTGTGCCTGCTGCAGACGGCGCTGGGCCTGCTGCGCGCGGGTCAGCGCGTGTGGGTCGCGGCCAATGCCTGCGGCACACGCCGGCCCGCGGAACACGCGCTGGCGCTCGAACGCCTGCGCGGCGCCGGCGCGGTCATCGTCTCGGTCGAGATGGTGGCCTTCGAATGGCTGCACCACTGCAGGCACCCGGACTTCAAGGCCGTGCTGTCGCTCGTCAAGCCGCTCGCAGGATAA
- a CDS encoding sulfite exporter TauE/SafE family protein produces MISDPWFYAAAIPAVLLMGLAKSGFAAGFGSLATPLMALTIAVPQAAAVMLPLLLVMDAVGIQQLWKERDPALLRLLLPAGLIGTVVGTVLFGLMPKHVVAGVVGALTLLFLAQRLLFPPRSDVPRHSKPLGFVLGIVSGFTSFVAHAGGPPIMAYILPLRLDPIRFTATMAVFFGAVNLSKWIPYAWLGLIDLRNMTTSLVLMPLAPLGVWGGVWLARRIKPTWFFRLAYSGMFLTGVKLLWDGLHG; encoded by the coding sequence ATGATTTCCGACCCCTGGTTCTACGCGGCCGCGATCCCGGCCGTGCTGCTGATGGGCCTTGCCAAGAGCGGCTTCGCCGCCGGCTTCGGCTCGCTCGCCACCCCGCTGATGGCCCTGACCATCGCCGTGCCGCAGGCCGCCGCCGTGATGCTGCCGCTGCTGCTGGTGATGGACGCGGTGGGCATCCAGCAGCTCTGGAAGGAGCGCGACCCCGCGCTGCTGCGCCTGCTGCTGCCCGCGGGCCTGATCGGCACCGTGGTGGGCACCGTGCTCTTCGGGCTGATGCCGAAGCACGTCGTGGCCGGCGTGGTGGGCGCCCTCACCCTGCTGTTCCTGGCGCAGCGCCTGCTGTTCCCGCCCCGGAGCGACGTCCCGCGCCACTCGAAACCGCTCGGTTTCGTGCTGGGCATCGTCTCCGGCTTCACGAGTTTCGTGGCCCATGCCGGCGGCCCGCCGATCATGGCTTACATCCTGCCGCTGCGCCTGGACCCGATCCGCTTCACTGCCACGATGGCCGTGTTCTTCGGTGCCGTGAACCTGTCGAAGTGGATCCCGTACGCGTGGCTCGGCCTGATCGACCTGCGCAACATGACGACGTCGCTCGTGCTGATGCCGCTCGCGCCGCTGGGCGTGTGGGGCGGCGTGTGGCTGGCCCGGCGCATCAAGCCGACCTGGTTCTTCCGGCTCGCGTACTCCGGGATGTTCCTCACCGGGGTGAAGCTGCTGTGGGACGGGCTGCACGGCTGA
- a CDS encoding reverse transcriptase family protein yields MASLVRLTALALARALQVGQRTPDGMAARIRACLGAEASWCGPLVERCAAMAGERWRRLSVRSLADLIERDQGFHFAWIAHEPPCVRRYLLREADRMNPLPLGLDRCQVPFWPHAGALAAWLGIGTGGLWRLTRPSDWQRRTPMVEQHYRSHLRPKRTGGWRLLEVPEPYLMPLQRRVLDDLLDRIPPHEAAHGYTRERSVIDHARRHCGQAVVLRFDLKDFFTAVKASRVHALFTTLGYPEEVARALTALCTVATPEPALRRLRAEGGMDWEQVQRLRDPHLPQGAPTSPALANLCAFGLDVRLAHLATSLGARYSRYADDLVLSGPARLRTAFARIERHVSRIVIEEGFALNPRKTRCTGAGRRQTVCHVVVNDRPNLPRDEFDRLKAILHQCVRDGPATQNRENRPDWRAHLRGRVAWATQLNAAKGARLARLFERIDWAA; encoded by the coding sequence ATGGCATCGCTGGTCCGGCTCACCGCCCTCGCCCTCGCCCGCGCGCTGCAGGTCGGCCAGCGCACGCCCGACGGCATGGCCGCGCGCATCCGGGCGTGCCTGGGCGCCGAGGCGTCGTGGTGCGGGCCGCTGGTGGAGCGCTGTGCCGCCATGGCCGGGGAACGCTGGCGGCGCCTGTCGGTCCGCTCGCTGGCCGACCTGATCGAACGCGACCAGGGCTTCCATTTCGCGTGGATCGCCCACGAGCCCCCATGCGTGCGCCGCTACCTGCTGCGCGAGGCCGACCGGATGAACCCGCTGCCGCTCGGACTCGACCGGTGCCAGGTGCCCTTCTGGCCCCACGCCGGCGCCCTCGCGGCATGGCTCGGCATCGGCACGGGCGGCCTGTGGCGCCTGACCCGGCCGTCGGACTGGCAGCGCCGCACGCCCATGGTCGAGCAGCACTACCGCAGCCACCTGCGACCGAAGCGCACGGGCGGCTGGCGCCTGCTCGAAGTGCCCGAGCCGTACCTGATGCCGCTGCAGCGCCGCGTGCTCGACGACCTGCTCGACCGCATTCCGCCGCACGAGGCGGCGCACGGCTACACCCGGGAACGCTCGGTGATCGACCACGCGCGCCGGCACTGCGGCCAGGCCGTGGTGCTGCGCTTCGACCTGAAGGACTTCTTCACCGCGGTGAAGGCCTCGCGCGTGCACGCGCTGTTCACCACGCTCGGCTACCCGGAGGAAGTGGCGCGTGCGCTCACGGCGCTGTGCACCGTCGCCACCCCCGAGCCCGCGCTGCGCCGCCTGCGTGCCGAAGGTGGCATGGACTGGGAGCAGGTGCAGCGGCTGCGCGACCCGCACCTGCCGCAGGGTGCTCCGACGTCGCCGGCGCTCGCGAACCTCTGCGCCTTCGGCCTGGACGTCCGGCTGGCCCACCTCGCCACCTCGCTCGGCGCCCGCTACAGCCGCTATGCCGACGACCTCGTGCTGTCCGGCCCGGCCCGGCTGCGCACGGCCTTCGCCCGCATCGAGCGGCATGTGAGCCGCATCGTCATCGAGGAAGGCTTCGCGCTGAACCCGCGCAAGACCCGCTGCACCGGCGCCGGCCGGCGCCAGACCGTGTGCCACGTGGTGGTGAACGACCGCCCGAACCTGCCGCGCGACGAGTTCGACCGCCTCAAGGCCATCCTCCACCAGTGCGTGCGCGACGGCCCGGCGACACAGAACCGGGAGAACCGCCCCGACTGGCGGGCCCACCTGCGGGGCCGCGTGGCCTGGGCCACCCAGCTCAACGCGGCCAAGGGGGCGCGGCTGGCCCGGCTCTTCGAACGGATCGACTGGGCCGCCTGA
- a CDS encoding DUF4194 domain-containing protein: MSAPLDDAALLVAELLARRWLPRQHPKVRRALIDADLWATVQDRLAQVGLRLVDNLHADHVAVALLRPAESAVFGEAGLNSHNNIDLPRDAVSLLVVLWSLIILPKRERQAARARGAESDGQNEMFKTDRPMPSAASVSGIVSYRSLLADFGVQLGKKTRMDGNLRRLANHGFIVFRGDDISEGPLLDLLLDYDTLAPRILDGALGDVLTQARAIAPPAHVVVEETPEDDDGEELADDTANDSQPD; this comes from the coding sequence ATGAGTGCTCCTCTCGACGACGCCGCCTTGCTGGTGGCCGAACTGCTCGCGCGCCGCTGGCTGCCGCGGCAGCATCCGAAAGTGCGCCGCGCGCTGATCGACGCCGACCTGTGGGCCACGGTGCAGGACCGCCTGGCCCAGGTCGGCCTGCGCCTGGTCGACAACCTTCACGCCGACCACGTGGCCGTCGCGCTGCTGCGGCCAGCCGAGAGCGCCGTGTTCGGCGAGGCCGGGCTCAACAGCCACAACAACATCGACCTGCCGCGCGATGCGGTGTCGCTGCTGGTGGTGCTGTGGTCGCTGATCATCCTTCCGAAGCGCGAGCGCCAGGCGGCACGGGCGCGGGGCGCGGAGTCCGACGGTCAGAACGAGATGTTCAAGACCGACCGCCCGATGCCGTCGGCCGCGAGCGTGAGCGGCATCGTGTCGTACCGCTCGTTGCTCGCCGACTTCGGCGTGCAGCTCGGCAAGAAGACGCGCATGGACGGCAACCTGCGGCGCCTCGCGAACCACGGCTTCATCGTGTTTCGCGGCGACGACATCAGCGAGGGCCCTCTGCTCGACCTGCTGCTCGACTACGACACGCTCGCGCCCCGCATCCTCGACGGCGCCCTGGGCGACGTGCTGACGCAGGCCCGCGCCATCGCGCCGCCGGCGCATGTGGTGGTCGAGGAGACCCCTGAGGACGACGACGGCGAAGAACTCGCCGACGACACCGCCAACGACAGCCAGCCCGATTGA
- a CDS encoding ATP-binding protein has product MFHLQSLELLHWDYCQRLTLPLDGAIITVAGPNGSGKTTLLDAMRTLLGLECSGGRSYKTYARHANADSAWLRATVDNRPQTRQASSRPFARCLLYTDRVTLACRIDRNGGDWQRRYIMVEGDESIESLVQRSDKEWLGIEHWRKRLEGAGLSRAIARVLALEQGQTDRLCEYSPKELLRLVFDVFGDQDVLDRYEEARGHQRQLGQEVEAAERELAHGRAQRAELESRVNLYQLWRHKIGERELLGTEVIPVLGWAEDRAQLAGKVRDLHRQRRDHADELRQRSELRGNLMGLLDAQTQAAARVESLHEERAAALKAQEAARAAERPVEELVKRIKELEGLAAIESDAAQLTALVEQLEVQKHQLAADWQRLNDQRQDAERALAGLQGQRQAPPPPDVMRFKRTLAEAGIGHHVMADIVEIADERWRAAAEGVLRGSRWVVVLEKAGDEGKAMAIAERERYRHYVVSDAEAAPANPSAQSLLAVMKFSAKAPSWLLRQLSHIQRVDSTEAGSKQGGEWITPQAYHRDGRGGRSVFVDPGDYQFGAAAVAARRQSIEQRLAQLDEKLTAVAQEQHGVQRQLKDAQHAAQGHRAAQELATRSEEFAEARQALPALARARSDASARWQRLDTEHGEAVSARAHSENDYRQAQERLRNIERRADEHLREWSGRQTELRTRSATSREHKLRFPARWITPAQIAGLRDKFTSATQAKLRLTSIEEELERGHWETDASVEEKLTLMTAAVMLQDEQLQQRKASNEAARIAVDNARSRYIDVLKATVRRYRKNLIDLGEQAGVVVSAELPHLDQDDALLRQAELKVNFNFDGKGEIGLNDGEASGGQQVIKSLILLVGLMKDDETPGGFVFIDEPFAHLDVRNIQIVGHFLKSTRAQYVLTTPITHNVEVFEPADITLVTAKKVKGERWAPPIGVLQRRMPPPDVR; this is encoded by the coding sequence ATGTTCCACCTGCAAAGCCTCGAACTCCTGCACTGGGACTACTGCCAGCGCCTCACGCTGCCGCTCGACGGCGCCATCATCACCGTGGCCGGGCCCAACGGGTCGGGCAAGACCACGCTGCTCGACGCGATGCGCACGCTGCTGGGCCTCGAATGCTCCGGCGGCCGCAGCTACAAGACCTACGCGCGCCACGCCAACGCCGACAGCGCCTGGCTGCGCGCCACCGTCGACAACCGCCCGCAGACGCGCCAGGCGAGCAGCCGGCCGTTCGCGCGCTGCCTGCTCTACACCGACCGTGTCACGCTCGCGTGCCGCATCGACCGCAACGGCGGCGACTGGCAGCGCCGCTACATCATGGTCGAGGGCGACGAGTCCATCGAGTCGCTCGTCCAACGTTCCGACAAGGAGTGGCTGGGCATCGAGCACTGGCGCAAGCGCCTCGAGGGCGCGGGCCTCAGCCGCGCCATCGCGCGCGTGCTCGCGCTGGAGCAGGGCCAGACCGACCGCCTGTGCGAGTACTCGCCAAAGGAACTGCTGCGCCTGGTGTTCGACGTGTTCGGCGACCAGGACGTGCTCGACCGCTACGAGGAGGCGCGCGGCCACCAGCGGCAGCTGGGCCAGGAGGTCGAGGCCGCCGAACGCGAGCTGGCCCACGGCCGCGCGCAGCGCGCCGAACTCGAATCGCGCGTGAACCTGTACCAGCTGTGGCGCCACAAGATCGGCGAACGCGAGCTGCTGGGCACCGAAGTCATCCCCGTGCTGGGCTGGGCCGAGGACCGCGCGCAGCTGGCCGGCAAGGTGCGTGACCTCCATCGCCAGCGCCGCGACCACGCCGACGAACTGCGCCAGCGCAGCGAGTTGCGCGGCAACCTGATGGGCCTGCTGGACGCCCAGACGCAGGCCGCCGCCCGCGTCGAGTCGCTGCACGAGGAACGTGCCGCGGCGCTGAAGGCGCAGGAAGCCGCCCGCGCCGCCGAGCGGCCGGTCGAGGAACTCGTCAAGCGCATCAAGGAGCTGGAAGGCCTCGCGGCCATCGAAAGCGACGCGGCGCAGCTGACCGCACTCGTCGAGCAGCTCGAGGTGCAGAAGCACCAGCTCGCGGCCGACTGGCAGCGCCTGAACGACCAGCGCCAGGACGCCGAACGGGCGCTCGCGGGCCTGCAGGGCCAGCGTCAGGCACCGCCGCCGCCCGACGTGATGCGCTTCAAGCGCACGCTGGCCGAGGCCGGCATCGGCCACCACGTGATGGCCGACATCGTCGAGATCGCCGACGAACGCTGGCGCGCGGCCGCCGAAGGGGTGCTGCGCGGCTCGCGCTGGGTCGTCGTGCTGGAAAAGGCGGGTGACGAAGGCAAGGCGATGGCCATCGCCGAGCGCGAACGCTACCGCCACTACGTCGTGTCCGACGCCGAGGCCGCGCCCGCGAACCCGTCGGCCCAGAGCCTGCTGGCCGTGATGAAGTTCAGCGCCAAGGCGCCGAGCTGGCTGCTGCGCCAGCTGTCGCACATCCAGCGGGTCGACAGCACCGAGGCCGGTTCGAAGCAGGGGGGCGAGTGGATCACGCCGCAGGCGTACCACCGCGATGGTCGCGGCGGCCGCAGCGTGTTCGTCGACCCGGGCGACTACCAGTTCGGTGCCGCGGCCGTGGCCGCGCGCCGCCAGTCGATCGAGCAGCGCCTCGCGCAACTCGACGAGAAGCTCACCGCCGTCGCGCAGGAACAGCACGGCGTGCAACGCCAGCTGAAGGACGCGCAGCACGCCGCGCAGGGCCACCGCGCCGCGCAGGAGCTGGCCACGCGCAGCGAGGAATTCGCCGAGGCCCGCCAGGCGCTGCCGGCGCTGGCGCGTGCGCGGTCCGACGCCAGCGCGCGCTGGCAGCGGCTCGACACGGAACACGGCGAAGCCGTGAGCGCCCGCGCCCACAGCGAGAACGACTACCGCCAGGCGCAGGAGCGCCTGCGCAACATCGAGCGTCGCGCCGACGAACACCTGCGCGAATGGAGCGGGCGCCAGACCGAGCTGCGCACGCGCTCGGCCACGTCGCGCGAGCACAAGCTGCGTTTCCCCGCGCGGTGGATCACGCCGGCGCAGATCGCCGGCTTGCGCGACAAGTTCACGAGCGCCACGCAGGCCAAGCTGCGGCTCACGTCCATCGAGGAGGAGCTGGAGCGCGGCCACTGGGAGACCGATGCCAGCGTCGAGGAGAAGCTCACGCTGATGACGGCCGCCGTGATGCTGCAGGACGAACAGCTCCAGCAGCGCAAGGCCAGCAACGAGGCCGCGCGCATCGCGGTGGACAACGCCCGCTCGCGCTACATCGACGTGCTCAAGGCCACCGTGCGCCGCTACCGCAAGAACCTGATCGACCTGGGCGAGCAGGCCGGCGTGGTGGTCAGTGCCGAACTCCCGCACCTCGACCAGGACGACGCGCTGCTGCGCCAGGCCGAGCTGAAGGTGAACTTCAACTTCGACGGCAAGGGCGAGATCGGCCTCAACGACGGCGAGGCCTCCGGCGGCCAGCAGGTGATCAAGTCGCTGATCCTGCTCGTGGGCCTGATGAAGGACGACGAGACCCCGGGCGGCTTCGTCTTCATCGACGAACCCTTCGCCCACCTCGACGTGCGCAACATCCAGATCGTGGGCCACTTCCTCAAGAGCACGCGGGCGCAGTACGTGCTGACGACACCCATCACGCACAACGTGGAGGTGTTCGAGCCGGCGGACATCACGCTCGTGACGGCGAAGAAGGTCAAGGGCGAGCGCTGGGCGCCGCCGATCGGGGTGCTGCAGCGGCGCATGCCGCCACCCGATGTGAGGTGA